Proteins encoded by one window of Acuticoccus sp. MNP-M23:
- a CDS encoding transposase, whose translation MGLPIPHDMDRISTMPRNVIGCDLSRAALDLHSLPNATASQVANDPEAITLWVASLEPDVLVVFEATSGCDGPLIAALAERGIAFSRTNPRQAREFARATGVLAKTDRVDARVLAQMGSVLDLAITRPSSHARNRPSDFLRRRRQLVDIRKAEKTRRTRPARKRSPSRSRR comes from the coding sequence GACATGGACAGGATCTCCACCATGCCACGCAACGTCATCGGCTGCGACCTCTCTCGCGCCGCCCTCGACCTTCACAGCCTGCCAAACGCCACCGCCTCTCAGGTGGCGAACGACCCAGAGGCGATCACCCTGTGGGTCGCCTCTCTCGAACCAGACGTCCTCGTCGTCTTCGAAGCCACGAGTGGATGCGACGGGCCCCTTATCGCCGCGCTCGCCGAACGCGGCATCGCCTTCTCGCGGACCAATCCACGTCAGGCCCGCGAGTTCGCCAGGGCCACCGGCGTCCTCGCCAAGACCGACCGCGTCGATGCCCGGGTGCTTGCCCAGATGGGCTCGGTTCTCGACCTTGCCATCACACGCCCGAGCAGCCACGCGCGGAACCGGCCGTCCGATTTCCTCAGACGCCGCAGACAGTTGGTGGACATCCGAAAGGCCGAGAAAACGCGCCGCACAAGGCCGGCCAGGAAGAGATCGCCGAGCAGATCGAGGCGATGA